Proteins found in one Limanda limanda chromosome 18, fLimLim1.1, whole genome shotgun sequence genomic segment:
- the LOC133024890 gene encoding uncharacterized protein LOC133024890 → MEAFDLGVFLADPSMDRIDRCRKADLYAIAAHFEFPVQGTLLKARLKECVVDMLVGKEVLGVNAASPCSDDREDMQAGAEAKPPATLPRFNPLSPTLLMSSQDARLKVRLARLQMEAERGERQAEREHHLEIRRIEAEKEVKLRRLELEAASAARSPQTTLSSPLASSFCTLDVTKQMALVPQFRESEIDSYFGVFERIAVSMQWPKEVWPLLLQCKLTGKAQEVLASISLADSLDYEIVKTTVLRAYELVPEAYRQKFRSCKKSPDRTFMEFAREKATLFDRWCTATKTTDFSSLRELVLLEEFKNSVSERIVTYLNEQKVVSMSQAAVLADEFVLTHKPAHSFSTSPTTQFRRSVSLPLRSREERECYYCHEFGHLIADCQLRMRNHPPPVQQQKGVGLISTVSRSVAVMPNVCISDLPDPSYKPFILSGLVSLTGDPKEQQKVQILRDTGAAQSFILSDAVPLSGDSFCGSSVLVQGIEMGFVPVPLHLIHLKCDLVSGIFKVGVCHNLPVKGVQFIMGNDIAGGRVLPMLEVLDCPEANAEDELAERFPGIFPVGAVTRAQSRPLSNVVDLSDSFLVPVGDVNEVTGSTSVPPPQPDKNSAVESAGLSLDPLPLPITRDKLVAMQKIDSTLEQCYGKAVTPGGDIDGKVGYFLDNALLMLPVPSLGKLCPPHRSG, encoded by the exons ATGGAGGCTTTTGATTTGGGTGTCTTTTTGGCTGATCCGTCTATGGATCGAATTGACAGATGCCGGAAGGCTGATTTATATGCCATAGCGGCTCATTTTGAGTTTCCAGTTCAGGGGACCCTGCTCAAAGCGAGACTTAAGGAGTGTGTCGTGGATATGCTGGTGGGCAAGGAGGTGCTTGGTGTGAATGCGGCTTCTCCTTGTAGTGATGATAGGGAGGACATGCAGGCTGGGGCAGAGGCTAAGCCACCCGCTACCTTACCACGCTTTAATCCGTTGTCACCTACTTTATTAATGTCGTCTCAGGACGCCCGTCTGAAAGTAAGGTTGGCCCGCTTGCAAATGGAGGCTGAGCGTGGAGAGAGGCAAGCTGAGCGTGAGCACCATCTGGAGATCCGACGGattgaggcagagaaggaggtgaaactACGGAGGTTGGAATTGGAGGCTGCAAGTGCAGCACGTTCACCCCAAACcaccctctcttctccactAGCTAGCTCATTTTGCACATTGGATGTGACTAAACAAATGGCGTTGGTTCCGCAGTTCCGGGAATCGGAAATCGATTCTTATTTTGGTGTGTTTGAACGCATCGCAGTTTCTATGCAGTGGCCTAAAGAGGTGTGGCCCCTCTTGCTTCAGTGTAAACTAACTGGTAAAGCTCAGGAGGTGTTGGCGTCCATTTCGTTGGCGGACAGTCTAGATTACGAAATTGTTAAAACCACTGTTCTTCGTGCGTATGAGTTAGTACCTGAGGCATATAGACAAAAATTTAGGAGTTGCAAAAAGTCTCCTGATCGTACTTTCATGGAGTTTGCTCGAGAGAAGGCCACCTTGTTTGATCGGTGGTGCACCGCCACTAAAACTAcagatttttcctctcttcGAGAATTAGTCCTGCTGGAGGAATTCAAGAATAGTGTATCAGAACGTATAGTAACATACTTGAATGAGCAAAAAGTGGTGTCAATGTCCCAGGCAGCTGTATTAGCGGACGAGTTTGTACTCACCCACAAGCCCGCTCATTCGTTCTCTACCTCTCCAACCACTCAGTTTCGCAGGTCAGTTTCGCTACCTTTACGTTCTAGGGAGGAACGGGagtgttattattgtcatgAATTTGGCCATTTAATTGCTGACTGTCAGCTTCGTATGAGAAATCATCCACCGCCCGTTCAACAACAAAAGGGGGTTGGGTTGATAAGTACAGTTTCTCGCTCTGTGGCAGTTATGCCGAATGTGTGCATTTCTGACCTTCCTGACCCCAGCTACAAACCATTCATTTTGAGTGGTCTTGTGTCACTGACCGGTGATCCAAAGGAACAGCAAAAGGTTCAGATTCTCCGTGACACTGGGGCGGCCCAGTCGTTTATCCTCTCTGATGCAGTGCCATTGTCAGGTGATTCATTCTGTGGTTCCAGTGTTTTGGTTCAGGGCATAGAGATGGGATTTGTGCCAGTCCCCTTGCAcctgatacatttaaaatgtgatttagtcAGTGGAATTTTCAAAGTCGGGGTATGTCATAACCTGCCGGTAAAAGGCGTTCAGTTTATCATGGGCAATGATATTGCTGGAGGCAGAGTGCTGCCTATGTTGGAGGTATTGGACTGTCCCGAAGCTAACGCTGAGGATGAGTTAGCCGAGAGATTCCCTGGGATTTTTCCGGTGGGGGCTGTTACACGGGCGCAGTCCCGACCATTGAGTAATGTGGTGGACCTGTCTGACTCCTTTCTTGTCCCAGTGGGGGACGTAAATGAGGTTACTGGTTCTACCTCTGTGCCCCCTCCACAGCCTGATAAGAACAGTGCCGTTGAGAGTGCTGGCCTTAGTCTCGACCCATTGCCTCTACCGATAACTCGTGATAAGCTGGTTGCTATGCAAAAGATAGATTCTACACTGGAGCAGTGTTATGGGAAGGCTGTTACTCCGGGTGGGGATATCGACGGTAAGGTGGGTTACTTCCTAGATAATGCTCTTCTCATGC TGCCTGTGCCCTCGCTAGGGAAGCTCTGTCCGCCTCACAGAAGCGGATGA